The following proteins come from a genomic window of Diprion similis isolate iyDipSimi1 chromosome 8, iyDipSimi1.1, whole genome shotgun sequence:
- the LOC124409395 gene encoding uncharacterized protein LOC124409395 has translation MKIFVCVAFLATLAMAEPPQFRRQRQFFARQEEETTLAPAADDAPYPPSGWKPAGPKFDLPQRQVGNSYGAPEPPSAYGPPTSTETPITSDITEEPTTAPPPAIDSGNELDEEGSGQGVEQQGEYYVVLPDGRLQRVQYVSQENAAQMSYLAKIQAQNVGPIYAYNPLKKVELVSPLSVESPVALVSPPVGSTSYTTVTTNYQPGGAAKLVFAV, from the exons ATGAAG ATCTTCGTTTGTGTCGCTTTCCTCGCCACCCTGGCAATGGCAGAGCCACCTCAATTCCGTCGTCAGCGTCAATTCTTCGCTCGCCAAGAAGAAGAGACAACCCTGGCTCCAGCAGCCGATGATGCGCCGTACCCTCCTTCAGGATGGAAGCCCGCTGGCCCAAAGTTCGATCTCCCTCAACGCCAGGTGGGCAACTCGTATGGTGCACCTGAACCACCAAGTGCATACGGGCCCCCGACGTCAACGGAAACACCAATCACTAGCGACATTACCGAAGAACCAACCACTGCTCCTCCTCCG GCCATCGACAGTGGAAACGAACTCGACGAAGAAGGCAGCGGACAAGGTGTAGAACAGCAGGGCGAATACTACGTCGTGCTGCCCGATGGACGTCTCCAACGAGTTCAGTACGTCAGCCAGGAGAATGCCGCCCAAATGAGTTACCTTGCCAAAATCCAGGCCCAAAACGTCGGTCCAATCTACGCTTACAATCCTCTAAAGAAGGTGGAGCTGGTTTCACCTCTTAGCGTGGAATCTCCGGTTGCTCTTGTCTCTCCTCCCGTGGGCAGTACGTCCTACACCACGGTCACAACGAACTACCAACCTGGTGGCGCCGCCAAGCTGGTCTTTGCCGTTTAG